Proteins from a genomic interval of Arachis hypogaea cultivar Tifrunner chromosome 10, arahy.Tifrunner.gnm2.J5K5, whole genome shotgun sequence:
- the LOC112714480 gene encoding olee1-like protein produces the protein MEKHSVILISFFCFLSLFGSAYSNERFYIEGKVYCDTCRLQFITKLSEFLEGATVRVECKEQEGGNVTFSKEAVTDSSGIYKLEVDGDHEDELCAVKLVKSPRSDCSEVDSELHLDQSARISITNNNGIVSPYRQANPLGFLKKERLPDCAKILKELGIREDGTPKND, from the exons ATGGAGAAGCACAGCGTGATCCTTATCTCCTTCTTTTGCTTCTTATCACTTTTCGGTTCTGCTTATTCTAATGAACGCTTCTATATTGAGGGCAAAGTATACTGTGACACATGCCGCCTCCAGTTCATCACCAAGCTCTCCGAGTTCCTTGAAG GTGCAACTGTGAGAGTTGAATGCAAGGAACAAGAGGGAGGCAACGTTACCTTCAGCAAAGAGGCAGTGACTGACTCTAGCGGAATCTATAAACTGGAGGTGGACGGTGACCACGAAGATGAGTTATGCGCCGTGAAGCTGGTGAAGAGCCCAAGGAGCGATTGCTCAGAAGTTGACTCAGAGTTGCACCTTGACCAATCTGCAAGGATCAGCATCACCAACAACAATGGAATTGTTTCCCCTTACCGCCAGGCCAACCCTCTCGGTTTTCTCAAGAAGGAACGTCTTCCTGATTGTGCTAAGATCCTCAAGGAGCTTGGAATTCGTGAAGATGGTACCCCCAAGAATGATTAA